Within the Pseudomonadota bacterium genome, the region TATACGGGGGTTCGCGGTTTGTCGGCAGAGGTCGTTCAAAAATTATCGCAACACCGGCCCGCGACGCTCGGGCAGGCCTCCCGGATCTCAGGCATTACCCCCGCGGCGATTTCATTGCTGCGCGTGCATTTGAAGAAACGGACTTTAGCTCGCGCCCAGAGCGCTTAAGCCCGTGGATGCGCTCGCGCTCCATCTGGACGCGGGGCTCGGATCCCTGGGACTCGATCTCGCGGCGGATCGGCGCGCGGCCCTGATCGGATTCCTGCGTTTACTGCACCGCTGGAATCGCATTTACAATCTCAGCGGGATCCGTGATCCCGATGCGATGGTGACCTGGCACCTCTTGGACAGCCTCGCCGTGCTCCCTTACCTCCACGGCGAACGGCTCCTCGATATCGGCAGCGGCGCGGGTATACCAGGCATGGTGTTGGCCCTCGCGGATCCCGATCGAGAATGGGTGCTCCTCGATCGGAGCCTCAAGAAGATCCGTTTCCTGCGCCAAGTGCTCATCGAGCTAGAGCCGGGGCGCGTCG harbors:
- the rsmG gene encoding 16S rRNA (guanine(527)-N(7))-methyltransferase RsmG, whose amino-acid sequence is MDALALHLDAGLGSLGLDLAADRRAALIGFLRLLHRWNRIYNLSGIRDPDAMVTWHLLDSLAVLPYLHGERLLDIGSGAGIPGMVLALADPDREWVLLDRSLKKIRFLRQVLIELEPGRVEIVHAQAEDYRPETAFSTVISRAVGSLDILVRLAMPVSRDDGRILAMKGSYPAAELEALGSAVPEAQVHRLEVPALTAPRHLVVICVGSARRSPRAPPRRGAAGVPEKAARRP